Proteins encoded together in one bacterium window:
- a CDS encoding aminopeptidase P family protein translates to MLAVAGHLERTRVYLAGASVDALLIARPENRRYVTGFTGSAGLVVVTAAQALLAVDFRYYDQAETQAPACRVIRGGADPAAAVAEALKAAPPGRVGFESEFLPYAQVERLRERLAPAELVPLADVDRIRWVKDASEIAAVARAAVIADDAFVHLLEVLRPGMTEQAAALELEIAMRRGGAERLAFETVLASGPRGALPHGRATDRVMERGDFVTVDFGAVCDGYVSDCTRTVALGHADRRQREVYQAVLAAQQRALEAVRPGVACRDVDAAGRAVIAAAGFGEAFGHAIGHGIGLDVHEGPPVSPRTDAVLEPGMIVTIEPGVYVPGWGGVRIEDAVAVTDAGARVLTHVSKDLLVLGG, encoded by the coding sequence ATGCTCGCCGTCGCCGGCCACCTCGAGCGGACCCGCGTGTACCTCGCCGGCGCGTCCGTTGACGCCCTGCTCATCGCGCGGCCCGAGAACCGGCGCTACGTGACCGGCTTCACCGGCTCGGCGGGGCTCGTGGTGGTCACCGCGGCGCAGGCGCTGCTCGCGGTCGACTTCCGGTACTACGACCAGGCCGAAACACAGGCCCCGGCCTGCCGGGTCATTCGCGGCGGCGCCGATCCCGCCGCGGCCGTGGCCGAGGCGCTCAAGGCCGCGCCGCCGGGCCGCGTCGGGTTCGAATCGGAATTCCTCCCGTACGCGCAGGTCGAGCGGCTGCGCGAGCGCCTCGCCCCCGCGGAGCTCGTGCCGCTGGCGGACGTCGACCGCATCCGCTGGGTCAAAGACGCATCCGAGATTGCCGCCGTCGCGCGGGCGGCGGTGATCGCGGATGACGCGTTTGTCCATCTCCTCGAGGTGCTGCGCCCCGGGATGACCGAACAGGCGGCGGCGCTCGAGTTGGAAATCGCGATGCGCCGCGGGGGCGCCGAGCGCCTCGCGTTCGAGACCGTGCTCGCCAGCGGTCCCCGCGGGGCGCTGCCGCACGGCCGCGCCACAGACCGCGTTATGGAGCGGGGCGACTTCGTCACCGTGGACTTCGGCGCGGTCTGCGACGGGTACGTGTCGGACTGCACCCGCACGGTGGCCCTCGGGCATGCCGATCGCCGGCAGCGCGAGGTGTACCAGGCGGTGCTGGCGGCGCAGCAGCGGGCCCTCGAAGCGGTAAGGCCGGGGGTGGCCTGCCGGGACGTCGACGCGGCCGGCCGCGCGGTGATCGCGGCCGCCGGCTTCGGCGAGGCGTTCGGGCACGCGATCGGCCACGGGATCGGCCTCGACGTGCACGAGGGGCCGCCGGTATCGCCGCGGACGGACGCGGTGCTGGAGCCGGGCATGATCGTGACGATCGAGCCGGGCGTGTACGTGCCGGGGTGGGGCGGCGTCCGCATCGAAGACGCCGTGGCCGTGACGGACGCCGGCGCCCGGGTGCTGACCCACGTGTCGAAGGACCTGCTCGTGCTCGGCGGTTGA
- a CDS encoding YqeG family HAD IIIA-type phosphatase: MGRWLRPDAQADSIYAVDPSVLHARGIRGVILDLDNTIVPWGAWDAPATLGPWIAAARAAGLRLCIVSNNAGARVAHLAATLDLPAVAGAWKPRRRALRRALGLMGTAPDATALIGDQVFTDVLGGNRLGLHTILVRPHSRREFMLTRLTRLAERLVGRTRRRGA, from the coding sequence GTGGGGCGGTGGCTCCGGCCTGACGCCCAGGCCGACTCCATCTACGCGGTCGACCCGTCGGTGCTTCATGCCCGCGGCATTCGCGGCGTGATCCTCGATCTCGACAACACGATCGTGCCCTGGGGGGCCTGGGACGCACCGGCCACGCTGGGGCCGTGGATCGCCGCGGCGCGCGCGGCCGGCCTTCGTCTCTGCATCGTCAGCAACAACGCGGGGGCCCGCGTGGCGCACCTCGCCGCGACGCTCGATCTTCCCGCGGTCGCGGGCGCCTGGAAGCCGCGCCGCCGCGCCCTGCGCCGGGCCCTCGGCCTGATGGGCACCGCGCCCGACGCGACCGCGCTCATCGGCGATCAGGTCTTCACCGACGTGCTCGGCGGCAACCGGCTCGGACTGCACACGATCCTCGTGCGCCCGCACTCACGCCGCGAGTTCATGCTGACCCGGCTCACTCGGCTGGCGGAGCGGCTGGTGGGCAGGACCCGCCGCCGGGGGGCGTGA
- a CDS encoding DUF1292 domain-containing protein yields the protein MGENEDVITLLDEEGVEHEFSIVDVLEVSERRYAILQPLEAGEEQDTAVIFRMEGDALVTIEDDDEFERVRQAFEADTDAGLPTGGDAETRNGAGEVERTPGNGDGGLPPGNHNTTSSH from the coding sequence GTGGGCGAGAACGAGGACGTCATCACCCTGCTGGACGAAGAAGGCGTCGAGCACGAGTTCAGCATCGTGGACGTCCTGGAAGTCAGCGAGCGTCGTTACGCGATCCTCCAACCGTTGGAGGCGGGCGAAGAGCAGGACACGGCGGTGATCTTCCGGATGGAAGGCGACGCGCTCGTCACGATCGAGGACGACGACGAGTTCGAGCGCGTGCGTCAGGCGTTCGAGGCGGACACGGACGCCGGCCTGCCCACAGGTGGGGATGCCGAAACCCGCAACGGCGCCGGGGAGGTCGAGCGCACTCCCGGGAACGGCGACGGCGGTCTGCCTCCGGGCAATCACAATACAACCTCGTCGCACTGA
- a CDS encoding O-antigen ligase family protein: protein MLVPPFNRVRAVGTAAFARRTVMVALVVCAAGVPLLPMNEMKVTGTLLAGCVLLIGALLSLRSGTPAGRSDLDAPAIAFLALAVASTVFGVNPRMSLVPTAIRGEGLLDYLVYLPMALAAARLGYREIRELLTVLLGAAALIGAAGVAQYYGVDATRWIGSRGLDYGFYSWGTLANPDFLGGYASLVLPIGVAMAATAADRRSWWGYAGASTLLYAALLGSQTRSAWAACVPAAVVLLRFLPRPAGARRRLALLGLAFAAVTVLMMLTQPRVSFTGRAASALNPADTAMQQRRWIWAHTVPMIAERPVLGWGFSSVQGHLPGIGTPGYYRVFGHGSVLIDVAHNDLLQVSVNMGLAGLAAYIWIWATAVRALHGAARTATSPVRPEATGILAGFAAYFVWLQFLWSHIGDTNVFWVLAGLAVAAGRAAQSPGEGVMLVAANIDRPTGHGGTEG from the coding sequence ATGCTCGTCCCTCCTTTCAATAGAGTCCGCGCCGTGGGGACCGCGGCGTTCGCCCGGCGCACCGTGATGGTCGCGCTCGTCGTCTGCGCGGCGGGGGTTCCCCTGCTGCCGATGAACGAGATGAAGGTGACGGGGACGCTGCTGGCCGGGTGCGTGCTGCTGATCGGCGCGCTCCTGTCGCTGCGCTCCGGAACGCCGGCAGGCCGCAGCGATCTCGACGCGCCGGCCATCGCGTTCCTGGCGCTGGCCGTCGCCTCGACCGTGTTCGGCGTGAATCCGCGGATGAGTCTCGTGCCCACCGCGATCCGCGGCGAAGGGCTGCTCGACTACCTCGTCTACCTCCCGATGGCGCTCGCGGCGGCGCGGCTCGGGTACCGCGAGATCCGGGAACTCCTGACGGTACTCCTGGGGGCGGCGGCGCTCATCGGCGCCGCAGGCGTCGCCCAATACTACGGCGTCGATGCGACGCGCTGGATCGGCAGCCGGGGCCTCGACTACGGGTTCTACAGCTGGGGCACCTTGGCCAACCCGGATTTCCTGGGCGGCTACGCGAGTCTCGTCCTGCCGATCGGGGTGGCGATGGCGGCGACCGCGGCCGACCGGCGATCGTGGTGGGGCTATGCCGGGGCGAGCACGCTGCTCTACGCGGCGTTGCTCGGCTCGCAGACGCGGTCCGCCTGGGCGGCGTGCGTGCCGGCGGCCGTCGTCCTGCTCCGGTTCCTGCCGCGGCCGGCAGGGGCGCGGCGGCGGCTTGCGCTCCTGGGTCTGGCCTTTGCCGCGGTCACCGTCCTCATGATGCTAACGCAGCCGCGGGTCTCGTTCACGGGCCGGGCGGCATCTGCCCTCAATCCGGCGGACACCGCGATGCAGCAGCGGCGGTGGATCTGGGCGCACACCGTCCCGATGATTGCCGAGCGGCCCGTGCTCGGGTGGGGATTCTCGTCCGTGCAGGGGCATCTCCCCGGAATCGGGACCCCCGGCTACTACCGGGTATTCGGACACGGCTCCGTGCTCATCGACGTGGCCCATAACGATCTGCTTCAAGTCTCCGTGAACATGGGGCTCGCGGGACTCGCGGCGTATATCTGGATTTGGGCGACAGCAGTGCGCGCGCTCCACGGCGCGGCCCGCACGGCCACCTCGCCGGTGCGGCCGGAAGCCACCGGGATCTTGGCCGGATTCGCCGCGTACTTCGTGTGGCTGCAATTCCTGTGGAGCCACATCGGCGACACGAACGTTTTCTGGGTGCTGGCCGGCCTTGCCGTCGCGGCAGGACGGGCGGCGCAAAGTCCGGGCGAAGGCGTCATGCTCGTTGCGGCGAACATCGACCGGCCGACCGGGCACGGCGGAACGGAGGGATGA
- a CDS encoding prepilin peptidase: MGEAVAFVLGAVFGSFANVLIHRLPRRESIVAPRSHCPACGAPIRPWDNIPIISYLVLRGRCRSCRVRISPRYLIVEIATGALMAGVVWRFGFSLAALRYGVLAFALLVVFFTDLEHQIIPNAVTYPGTVVGIILSAASGALGPSVVAAVAAGAVFLLLSLVSRGGIGGGDIKLAAMIGAFLGTPAVVVALFLAVALGAAAGLVLLALRLRNRKDMIPFGPAMAAGAMIAVFGSNAIVQWYVSRIL; this comes from the coding sequence GTGGGTGAAGCCGTCGCATTCGTGCTGGGGGCCGTGTTCGGGAGTTTTGCCAACGTCCTGATTCACCGGCTCCCCCGCCGTGAATCGATCGTCGCTCCACGGTCGCACTGCCCCGCGTGCGGAGCGCCGATTCGACCCTGGGACAACATCCCGATCATCAGTTACCTGGTCCTTCGCGGACGTTGCCGCTCCTGCCGGGTCCGGATCTCGCCGCGGTACCTCATCGTCGAAATCGCGACCGGCGCGCTCATGGCCGGCGTGGTGTGGCGGTTCGGCTTCTCCCTCGCGGCCCTGCGCTACGGGGTGCTGGCGTTTGCCCTGCTCGTCGTGTTCTTTACGGACCTGGAGCACCAGATCATCCCGAACGCGGTCACGTATCCGGGGACGGTCGTGGGGATCATTCTGAGCGCGGCGTCCGGGGCGCTCGGGCCGTCTGTGGTTGCCGCGGTCGCGGCGGGCGCCGTGTTCTTGCTCCTCAGCCTCGTCAGCCGCGGCGGCATCGGCGGCGGCGATATCAAGCTCGCGGCCATGATCGGGGCATTTCTCGGCACGCCGGCGGTGGTCGTGGCGCTGTTCCTGGCCGTCGCGCTCGGCGCAGCGGCGGGACTGGTGCTGCTGGCGCTCCGGCTGCGGAACCGCAAAGACATGATTCCCTTCGGTCCCGCGATGGCGGCCGGCGCAATGATCGCCGTCTTTGGCTCCAACGCCATCGTGCAATGGTACGTATCGAGGATTCTCTGA